The following coding sequences are from one Nicotiana tabacum cultivar K326 chromosome 1, ASM71507v2, whole genome shotgun sequence window:
- the LOC107762897 gene encoding 14 kDa proline-rich protein DC2.15-like, producing the protein MAKFAASSIALLLTLNILFFTMVSSTDVPCPPPPHHPKPHPTPKPHPTPKPTPTPSTPSTPSSKGKCPNDTLKLNVCANLLNDLVHLVIGSSPAKTECCSLIQGLADLDAAVCLCTAIKANVLGINLNVPLSLSLLLNNCGKYAPKDFQCA; encoded by the coding sequence ATGGCTAAGTTTGCTGCATCCTCCATTGCCCTTCTTCTCACTTTGAACATTCTCTTCTTCACTATGGTTAGTTCCACTGATGTCCCATGTCCACCACCCCCACACCACCCCAAACCCCACCCTACCCCCAAGCCCCACCCCACCCCCAAGCCTACCCCTACCCCCTCTACCCCATCAACCCCATCATCAAAGGGTAAGTGCCCAAATGACACACTTAAGCTAAATGTGTGTGCCAACTTGTTGAATGACTTGGTGCACCTTGTTATTGGAAGTAGCCCAGCCAAAACTGAATGCTGCTCTTTAATTCAAGGACTTGCTGATCTTGATGCTGCTGTTTGCCTTTGCACTGCCATTAAAGCCAATGTGTTGGGAATTAATCTCAATGTCCCTCTTTCCCTCAGCTTGTTGCTCAACAACTGTGGAAAGTATGCCCCCAAGGATTTCCAATGCGCATAA
- the LOC142162035 gene encoding 14 kDa proline-rich protein DC2.15-like has protein sequence MAKFAASSIALLLTLNILFFTMVSSTDVPCPPPPHPKPHPTPKPHPKPTPTPSTPSTPSTPSSKGKCPKDTLKLKVCANLLNDLVHLVIGSSPAKTECCSLIQGLADVDAAVCLCTAIKANVLGINLNVPLSLSLLLNNCGKYAPKNFQCA, from the coding sequence ATGGCTAAGTTTGCTGCATCCTCCATTGCCCTTCTTCTCACTTTGAACATTCTCTTTTTCACTATGGTTAGTTCCACTGATGTCCCATGCCCACCACCCCCACACCCCAAGCCCCACCCTACCCCCAAACCCCACCCCAAGCCTACCCCTACCCCCTCTACCCCATCCACCCCATCAACCCCATCATCTAAGGGTAAGTGCCCTAAGGACACACTTAAGCTAAAAGTGTGTGCCAACTTGTTGAATGACTTGGTGCACCTTGTTATTGGAAGTAGCCCAGCCAAGACTGAATGTTGCTCTCTAATTCAAGGACTTGCTGATGTTGATGCTGCTGTTTGCCTTTGCACTGCCATTAAAGCTAATGTGTTGGGAATTAACCTAAATGTCCCTCTTTCCCTCAGTTTGTTGCTCAACAACTGTGGAAAGTATGCCCCCAAGAACTTCCAATGCGCATAA